TAACAGAATACTTACATAAAtagatgatttttaaaaatgtttaataataaaaataaaaaaaacccatctcAGCTACCTGCAGAAGCTGATGTTAAATGCAGTTGGCTGCAGTATCCACTGACCCAGTTCAGTCTTATGTATGTCAATGAGACGTTCATAAAGCTTGCAGGCTGTGTCATTTGTGCTTCTCTGCTGTCTCAGTTGCGAATACTGTTTTATCTGTTGAGTGCTTTCTCTGCAGTACTGCCTCTGCCTGCGCTCAAAGACCTGCCGCTCGGTTGGTTTCACCTTGTAGGTCACCAGCAGAGGCTGACTTAGGGAGCTTGTGTTTAAGCAGTACAAGCTCTGTGTTAGAGCCTCATGGAGCACCAGGCTGCCACTTTCATCCCTGAAGCGCAGCTGGAAGCCCAGGATGTGTGGTTCATGGACCTGATGAGGTAGAGATGCTGTCACATTGAATACATCATAGCCTGAAGGGGGAAGTTGGTCCAGAGTGAGCAGGTGCTCAGTGAGGGGGCTGCTTACGCTCAGGTTCCCTGCTCCAAAGGAGAGGCTGTGTACAGCCACTGTTACTGTGAGCGGTTCAGGGTGTAGGGTTTTTCTCAATAAGATCAGCTCAGCAACAGTCATAGAGGGCTGTAAGTATGACAAGTTGAACCAGATCCAACCAGGTTTGCTATATTTAGTGCCTAGTTAGTAGACACATGAATAAGTATTGATGCAATAGCTTTTACAATTTCATTATTCACATATGATCAATGTTAGTAAAGTTTCCTGTGCTAAAGAGTATATGGAGAGTTTCTTACCTTGTACACTACGGAAACTCTGCACCAGAGTCCCATCCGAATCGCTTCTCTGCTTTGACTCCTGTGTGCTCAGTAGATGGTAAATTTGCTTCATATACGGATGTGGCTTCGCTTGTTGAGGGACCGACAGTTTATTGATGTgaagcatctccaaaatggcctTGCTAAGATCCCTGTTTTCAAAATCTTCAGGAAGATTCTCTTCAAACTTCAAGCCACTGACAACATTCAGGGTTATAACCGTATACAAacataaaaatcttttaaactcCATGTTTAAAAGCTTAACACAGATAAAGAGGAGATTCTTGGTCTGTACCTCACAAGATGAAATAGCAGTAGGAAAGCTGAACCTCATTTGCTAATTGGGTGTGGGAAGGATTCACAAAATGCACACCACACACCCTAGAGAGAAAGTAATTACCGCTCACACTGAAAATGCCTGGAATGTTACAGTCCATTTGACATGCATTGTGTCCGTGCTGTTCCTGGCAGCAGAGCAAAGTCTTGTTTTGGTTTGGGGGATGATCGCTTTTCTTTTTGTGGATTCAAAGCTTCTCTTCAACATGCTGAACATTTTTACAAGCTTTTCTATGTGAATTGTTTATAACAAATAGAGATACTCACCATTTGGTTGTGGAAAGCCTGCTTTTATGAAGTAATATGTTTTCATATAGCATTGTTGTATGTGgttgtttatgtatttgttgAGAGTTCAAGGATTAAGATCCAATGTCCTGGTTTTATCCTGTCAGTTTGTGGACATTTGTATATGTGATTTTCCCTCTGGGATCCACTGTCCAAAGACATACAGATAAGTGGACTGGTGATTGTAAATTGCACTTATTGTTAGGTTGTGATGCCCTGCAATAGACTTTCATCTCATCTAGGGTGTATAGAACCAGTGTCTTTTTTTAGATTAACCAGTGTCTTACAACTAGTGttgctgggataggctccgagttcaccaccaccctgaccaggataaagcagttagtcATTTTCTGGGACACATGTTTAAACAGTAGATgtcagtgttgattaatttaatcAGTTGTTGTACTTCAGTAGTCCTTTGTTTCTTCTTCAATATTGACTGAATTAATACAGTATAGGTTTAATACatgctgaaacatattaattcACATGAGGCAAAatgtaatgtaactataagtgaactactttcactttttacacAAATAAGAGTGAATGTAGTTACTGAAAGTAATTGAATGAAAGTTGTATAGTGAATACAGTCAAGTATTTACATGCCAAAGTAGATTTAAGGGAAGTAAATGtttctagatttttttataCTGAGACCAGAAGTCAGGACACATGGgctaacaattacaaatttacaCAACTAATTTTTATGTTCATACCTATTCATATAAAGTCAAGCAAAATCACAACCACATCACCAATGAGTTCCCcaagtctttttttctcttttaaacttTAATGTGGGAAGAGGCTCACCCCTGGTGTGGGTTttactgaacattttaaatatagaactatatttttatattatattttatatattatattactatatttttttattatatattttattaactttaataaaTACTATCAAAATACAGAAACATATGATGGGATTGGTTGTCTGGGAAAAACTAGCACAAGATGTTTGAGATTTCTAACAAGGAGTGGAAAGTCTAGACTAAAATGTAGTTGAGTAAGTAAAAGCGCTCATTTTCAGCTGTACTCAAGTGCAGGAAGTAGCTAACCAGCACATGAAATCTCAGAAAAGGAATAAAGGTGTAACACCACGGGTGTCTTCTCAGGCAAATCCGCGGCCACCTGCATGGGCTTTTATAACGCAGCGCTCTCGTGCAGGTAATCAGCGTGAACGTGCAGCATCTGGCCACGCCTCTTCATAAGCCCTCCGACTGCATGACTGCGCGTGCGGACATGGAGCTGTGCCAGATAACAGAGCAGCGCCATGCTACTCTGAGGGGTAATTTTCCTGAGTGTAGCATTAGAGAAGAAAATATTGaggtttagaaagaaaaggaatgtagaattaaagaagaaaatattgaggtttagaaagaaaagggagaaaaaacattgagggaaagaaagaaaaggagctTAGAActaaagagaaaacaaatgaaaggcaaaaaaataatCAGGAGTTTAGACAGAGAAACCTGACTCTGAGATTAATATTTGGCTCTTAAGTTAGAAACTGTTCCTTTCTCATTTGGTGCCTTTAAGTTCGGCCAGAAACAAGGCTAATTTGAGTTGTTTTTCCCCGTCACACTGTGGTGCTTTTGCGTTGAGCCGTAGGCTGTGAATTTCCCCAAGCCAGTACCACACGCACTACGACCCTCAGTGTTCTTGCTCTATGGCGTTAGCTCAGCGGCTAACGCCACGGCTTGGTGTATACAACCTGGTTTGTGTTCCACGCCACACCATATATTGCCCCTTAACAGAATGACTTCATGTATAACCAGATATCAGTCTCTAAAGTAGTGTTTTGTGGATAGTTGGCACCAACACCACCAAACTGAAAAATTCAACAAAAGTTCCTTTGAAAGTGGGAACCATTTCAGCCAATGTCCAAAATGGTCTGCTTTCATTAAAAGGTGTTTTCCTTTAATACTATTCATTTGGCATTAGAAACATCTAATACAAACTAGTGAGTTAAACTTGTACTATTAAGAAGTTTTAGTAGCAGAACATTGCAAGTAGTTTCTTAATGAATCCAGAAAGATGATCCTAGTTTttgaggcatttttttttaacttgtccAGCTTGACTCAGAGCTTTTCAGTGATTCCAGCCCCTTGTTTGGCTTCTTTACTCCCCTTGGTCTTCTTTACTATTCTGTATAAGTCAGTGCTGTCAGAGAAACATGATCAATGGCTTATTTCTCCTCCCAAATAGGGGCCCGGTGGCAGAAACTTCATCATTTAGCACGACTGCTGACATGCCTTGATTTTATGAAAAGGGTTTACACTTGCTTAAAGGAAATTATAGGTCTAATAGCTGTTCTTTTGTGAGGTCAAACACTTATCTTAGGGAGGTAATAAGAGTACTGATTTTCTGAGAATAATAAGCTTCCAAACTACTTAACTTGTTCTAGTAACTATTTTTCTAGTGAGGGAGCATAATTTATTAAGTACAAATTCAAGggcaataaaatgtttataataaatgagTAATCCTTACTATACGtgtgtcatttgtaatccaAATGGAAAAAGAAGAGTTTTTGGTCATGTGTTGCTGTGGCTATATTTCCCCCAAgcaatttttaatgaattttatataAACTACTCAAGGAAAATTTACTTTTTGTGCCTCAGTATTCAGTAGAATGCAGGCATGGACACAGACCCAATCAACAGATTGAGTTTTTATTAACTAAAAGTACCTCATAAAACATTTAGTACTTCAGTTTGTAATCTGATCCAAATTCACTATTCTGATAATTCTCATAGTAATTCAGTTATCAAGGGAAAATAGTTGTTATGCCTCCATTACACAGACTGTGACCTTGGCTATTTTTCAGTGTGAGGAAGGTGAACCTGGATCTACTTACTTCTTAAAACATTGCCATGTGCCAACAAGCCCcaggaagagaaagaagcaGATAATAGGCTGTATGTACATAAAGACTCCTTTCCTGTAAGTAGGGAGGACTGGgacattgtatgtttttttgtttttttttggtggggggggggtgtcTTGGTTTATTGAATTCAGATTTTCACTACTGCATAAAGAAGAGTGCAAGagccatctgtttttttttttttttaaatcagtgattaTTCTGTAATCTTCTGTAATTTTCTTGGAGCATGTTAGGAAAAATAGCTTTTTATGCACTCATGTGGATGGCTACATACTGAATATTAGCGTTTTACTCTCCAGTTATAGCTTTTCCCTCTTCCTCATTAATCATAAACCCCACAAATAGAGTGGAATGTTATTCTTGATTAGATTTAGTTGATCTATTAACTGGCAGTGATTTTTAAGTCAAAGG
This genomic interval from Pangasianodon hypophthalmus isolate fPanHyp1 chromosome 4, fPanHyp1.pri, whole genome shotgun sequence contains the following:
- the LOC113540602 gene encoding bone morphogenetic protein 2 gives rise to the protein MRFSFPTAISSCEVQTKNLLFICVKLLNMEFKRFLCLYTVITLNVVSGLKFEENLPEDFENRDLSKAILEMLHINKLSVPQQAKPHPYMKQIYHLLSTQESKQRSDSDGTLVQSFRSVQGTKYSKPGWIWFNLSYLQPSMTVAELILLRKTLHPEPLTVTVAVHSLSFGAGNLSVSSPLTEHLLTLDQLPPSGYDVFNVTASLPHQVHEPHILGFQLRFRDESGSLVLHEALTQSLYCLNTSSLSQPLLVTYKVKPTERQVFERRQRQYCRESTQQIKQYSQLRQQRSTNDTACKLYERLIDIHKTELGQWILQPTAFNISFCRGLCTKEQAKLSLADQTPKEKHLENDKRPHCSSQETSPLTVMYRSATNDIIIKQLRDIRAQSCVCSPNIRSSING